In one Hymenobacter sp. DG25B genomic region, the following are encoded:
- the mtaB gene encoding tRNA (N(6)-L-threonylcarbamoyladenosine(37)-C(2))-methylthiotransferase MtaB — protein sequence MNTRKVAFYTLGCKLNFSETSAIGRQFEEHGFAKVAFEDAADIYVINTCSVTDHADRKCRKVVKEALKHNPEAFVAIVGCYAQLKPQEIAEIPGVHAVLGAAEKFQLVETLAGFQKPAAGQPGRVFASPISEATEFHAAHSYGDRTRTFLKVQDGCDYSCSFCTIPLARGKSRSGSVQSVVERVQKLAETGVKEIVLTGVNLGDFGLQGPDRERQENFYDLVQALDEVEGIERFRISSCEPNLLTDEIIRFVARSKRFMPHFHIPLQSGSDKILGLMRRRYRRALYVDRVQLIKEVMPHACIGVDVIVGFPGETEADFLETYQFLNELDISYLHVFPYSERANTLAPTLPGRVQDRHRHERTTQLRSLSEKKKRFFYEQHIGQETKVLFEDDVTNGQMEGFTPNYIRVTAKYDPLLVGEMKRLRLTSVNPQNLMEAEEVGFEVLQH from the coding sequence ATGAACACCAGAAAAGTTGCCTTTTATACGCTGGGCTGCAAGCTCAACTTCTCCGAAACCTCGGCCATTGGCCGGCAGTTTGAAGAACACGGCTTCGCCAAAGTAGCCTTCGAGGACGCAGCCGACATCTACGTCATCAATACCTGCTCCGTCACGGACCACGCCGACCGCAAGTGCCGCAAGGTGGTGAAGGAAGCGTTGAAGCATAACCCCGAGGCCTTTGTGGCTATTGTGGGGTGCTACGCCCAGCTTAAGCCCCAGGAAATTGCGGAAATTCCCGGCGTGCACGCCGTGCTGGGCGCTGCCGAGAAATTTCAACTGGTAGAAACGCTGGCGGGCTTTCAGAAGCCAGCCGCCGGGCAGCCGGGCCGGGTGTTTGCCTCCCCCATTTCCGAGGCCACCGAATTCCATGCCGCGCACTCCTACGGCGACCGAACCCGCACCTTCCTGAAGGTGCAGGATGGTTGCGACTACTCCTGCTCCTTCTGCACTATTCCGCTGGCGCGCGGCAAAAGCCGCTCCGGCTCCGTGCAGAGCGTGGTAGAGCGGGTGCAGAAGCTGGCCGAAACCGGCGTAAAGGAAATTGTGCTGACGGGCGTTAACCTCGGCGACTTCGGCCTGCAGGGCCCCGACCGGGAACGGCAGGAAAACTTCTACGACCTGGTGCAGGCCCTGGATGAAGTGGAAGGTATTGAGCGGTTCCGCATCAGCAGCTGCGAGCCGAATTTGCTCACGGATGAAATTATCCGCTTTGTAGCCCGATCCAAGCGGTTTATGCCGCACTTCCACATACCGCTGCAGTCGGGCTCCGATAAGATTCTGGGGCTGATGCGCCGCCGCTACCGCCGCGCGCTTTACGTAGACCGGGTGCAGCTGATTAAGGAAGTGATGCCGCACGCCTGCATCGGGGTGGATGTAATAGTAGGCTTCCCCGGCGAAACCGAAGCGGACTTTCTGGAAACCTACCAGTTTCTGAATGAGCTGGACATCAGCTACCTGCACGTATTTCCATACTCCGAGCGGGCAAACACGCTGGCTCCCACGCTGCCCGGCCGCGTGCAGGACCGCCACCGCCACGAACGCACCACCCAGCTGCGCAGCCTCTCGGAGAAGAAAAAACGCTTTTTCTACGAGCAGCATATAGGGCAGGAAACCAAAGTCCTGTTTGAGGACGATGTAACCAACGGGCAGATGGAAGGCTTCACGCCCAACTACATCCGCGTCACGGCCAAGTACGACCCGCTGCTGGTGGGGGAAATGAAGCGTCTGCGCCTGACCAGCGTGAACCCGCAGAACCTGATGGAAGCCGAAGAAGTAGGCTTTGAGGTGCTGCAACATTAG
- a CDS encoding helix-turn-helix transcriptional regulator yields MTKEETIGQRFSQLIQELGMTKNAFAISLEKTATVIQHLVEERNKPGFDLLCKVFEIYPNVSKDWLMQGAGPMFTGAVQEVRSSLPVNAAPKHSAPAEAVPPATSHAEAATSPSSLPSDSAKTMEQPAEAPDPASIMSQPSAGSSVYAANAAPATIVPVVATVDTGWQSALYTQQMAHQLAMAELRNQHLQEQQRLMQQMMDLMQRQLVK; encoded by the coding sequence ATGACAAAAGAAGAAACTATAGGTCAGCGTTTTAGTCAGCTCATTCAAGAGTTGGGAATGACCAAAAATGCCTTTGCTATATCCCTGGAAAAGACGGCTACCGTTATTCAACATTTGGTTGAAGAGCGTAATAAACCGGGTTTTGATCTTTTGTGTAAGGTTTTTGAAATATATCCAAATGTATCAAAAGACTGGTTAATGCAGGGGGCCGGGCCTATGTTTACAGGTGCTGTGCAGGAAGTTAGAAGCTCTTTGCCTGTGAATGCAGCCCCTAAGCATTCTGCACCAGCGGAAGCAGTGCCGCCTGCTACCAGCCATGCTGAAGCAGCTACTAGCCCATCGTCTCTTCCTTCTGATTCTGCAAAGACAATGGAGCAGCCAGCGGAAGCTCCAGACCCGGCTTCTATAATGAGCCAACCATCTGCCGGGAGTTCGGTTTATGCCGCAAATGCAGCACCCGCTACTATAGTCCCAGTCGTTGCCACGGTAGACACCGGCTGGCAGTCGGCTTTATATACCCAGCAAATGGCACATCAACTGGCTATGGCCGAGCTGCGCAATCAGCACCTGCAGGAGCAGCAACGGCTCATGCAGCAAATGATGGATCTGATGCAGCGGCAACTGGTTAAGTAA
- a CDS encoding ABC transporter permease — translation MHLLENIKEAFRSIHSNLLRTVLTALIVSIGIMSLVGILTAIDSIKYSLNQTFASLGANSFEMTAKGYTNRMRRGGMQTKTYPAISYLQAKKYKEEVGDEAQVGISAFIAGATEVKANGEKTNPNMNVVAGDENYLMIQNYALGTGRAFSQAELDNGTNVAIVGSEIKDKLFPQQSPVNQYIYFLGRRFQVVGVLEKSGSTMGGGGADRTLLIPLETGNQMPRQRALTYDIKTAVVQPENLGFVMGQATGIMRAVRHDQLGQENSFEVERSDSLASKLDSLSGNLRIGGFLIGFITLLGASIALMNIMMVSVTERTREIGIRKALGATALQIRQQFLIEAIVICVLGGTLGIILGVAMGNSISLFIGEGAFLVPWLWMSLGLMICISVGLASGYYPASRAAQLDPIESLRYE, via the coding sequence ATGCACCTGCTAGAAAACATCAAAGAGGCATTCCGTTCCATTCACAGCAATCTGCTGCGCACGGTTCTCACTGCCCTCATTGTCAGCATTGGTATAATGTCGCTGGTCGGTATTCTAACGGCCATCGATTCTATTAAGTATTCCCTGAACCAGACCTTTGCCAGCTTGGGGGCCAACTCTTTTGAGATGACCGCCAAAGGCTATACTAACCGTATGCGGCGGGGCGGCATGCAGACCAAAACCTACCCCGCCATATCGTATCTGCAGGCCAAGAAGTACAAGGAAGAGGTAGGGGATGAGGCCCAGGTGGGCATTTCGGCCTTTATTGCCGGGGCTACCGAGGTGAAGGCCAATGGGGAGAAAACCAACCCCAACATGAATGTGGTGGCAGGCGATGAGAATTACCTGATGATTCAGAATTACGCTTTAGGCACCGGGCGGGCGTTTTCGCAGGCCGAGCTGGATAATGGTACCAACGTAGCCATTGTGGGCTCCGAAATTAAGGACAAGCTTTTTCCGCAGCAGAGCCCGGTTAATCAATATATCTATTTCCTGGGACGGCGCTTTCAGGTAGTAGGCGTGCTGGAAAAGAGCGGCTCTACTATGGGCGGGGGCGGCGCCGACCGCACCCTGCTGATTCCGCTGGAAACCGGTAACCAGATGCCCCGCCAGCGCGCCCTCACCTATGATATTAAAACGGCGGTGGTGCAACCCGAAAACCTGGGCTTTGTGATGGGCCAGGCCACCGGCATTATGCGCGCCGTGCGCCACGACCAGCTGGGCCAGGAGAATTCCTTTGAAGTAGAGCGGAGCGATTCGCTGGCCAGCAAGCTGGATTCCCTCTCGGGCAACCTGCGCATTGGCGGCTTTCTGATTGGCTTTATTACCCTGCTGGGAGCCAGTATCGCCCTCATGAATATCATGATGGTATCGGTAACGGAGCGTACCCGGGAAATCGGAATCCGCAAAGCACTGGGCGCAACGGCCCTGCAGATTCGCCAGCAGTTCCTCATCGAGGCCATTGTTATCTGTGTGTTGGGCGGCACGCTGGGCATCATTTTAGGGGTGGCCATGGGCAACTCCATTTCCCTGTTTATTGGCGAAGGCGCTTTTCTGGTACCGTGGCTGTGGATGTCTCTGGGGTTGATGATCTGTATTAGCGTAGGGCTGGCCTCGGGCTATTATCCCGCCAGCCGCGCCGCCCAACTGGACCCCATTGAGTCCCTGCGCTACGAGTAA
- a CDS encoding asparagine synthetase B codes for MKRFFLVVALLLAGLAGPVSAWANHILIPMDDAQKEHLKAYGIAYWLLTKQVEVDWLLNYRGGAFACKNAQGLENELSVRGVSFQVISAAQYTGILSEIADPNANMDIMKLEKVPKIAVYTPKGKQPWDDAVTMVLTYAEIPYDQIYDDEVLDGALPKYDWLHLHHEDFTGEYGKFYATYRNRPWYQQQQHDAEAAARRHNFTKVSQMKGAVAARMQEFIAGGGFLFAMCSATDTYDIALAGLGVDMVESMYDGDPADPNAQQKLNFNRTLAFKDFQLVRDPYQYEYSNIDMQPQERGVYEDNDYFQLFTFSAKYDPVPTMLTQNHEKTIKGFMGQTTAFRKQLIKPDVVTMGDNKTSGEVRYMHGTLGKGTWTFYGGHDPEDYQHLVEEEPTDLSLHPNSPGYRLILNNVLFPAAKKKKQKT; via the coding sequence TTGAAGCGTTTTTTTCTCGTGGTAGCGCTCCTGCTGGCAGGGTTGGCGGGGCCGGTTTCGGCCTGGGCCAATCATATCCTCATCCCCATGGATGATGCCCAGAAAGAGCATCTGAAAGCCTATGGCATTGCCTACTGGCTGCTCACTAAACAGGTAGAAGTAGACTGGCTGCTGAATTACCGGGGCGGGGCCTTTGCCTGCAAGAATGCCCAGGGTCTGGAAAATGAGCTTTCTGTAAGGGGGGTGAGCTTTCAGGTGATCAGCGCTGCCCAGTACACCGGCATCCTCTCCGAAATAGCCGACCCCAACGCCAACATGGATATTATGAAGCTGGAGAAGGTGCCCAAAATTGCGGTGTACACGCCCAAAGGCAAGCAGCCCTGGGACGATGCCGTAACCATGGTACTGACCTACGCCGAAATTCCCTACGACCAGATTTACGACGATGAGGTGCTGGACGGCGCCCTGCCTAAGTACGACTGGCTGCACCTGCACCACGAGGATTTTACCGGCGAGTACGGCAAGTTTTACGCCACCTACCGCAACCGCCCCTGGTACCAGCAGCAGCAGCACGATGCGGAAGCCGCTGCCCGCCGCCATAATTTCACCAAAGTAAGCCAGATGAAAGGGGCCGTGGCGGCCCGCATGCAGGAGTTTATTGCCGGCGGCGGCTTCCTGTTTGCCATGTGCTCTGCCACCGATACGTATGATATTGCCCTGGCCGGTTTGGGCGTGGATATGGTGGAAAGCATGTATGATGGTGACCCCGCCGACCCCAATGCCCAGCAAAAGCTCAACTTTAACCGCACGCTGGCTTTCAAGGACTTCCAGCTGGTACGCGACCCTTACCAGTACGAATACAGCAACATCGACATGCAGCCCCAGGAGCGCGGCGTGTACGAGGACAACGACTACTTCCAGCTGTTTACCTTCTCGGCCAAGTACGACCCCGTGCCCACCATGCTCACCCAGAACCACGAGAAGACCATTAAGGGCTTCATGGGCCAGACCACCGCGTTTCGCAAGCAGCTCATTAAGCCCGATGTAGTGACCATGGGCGACAATAAAACCTCCGGAGAAGTGCGCTACATGCATGGCACGCTGGGCAAAGGCACCTGGACGTTTTATGGCGGCCACGACCCGGAAGACTACCAGCACCTGGTGGAAGAAGAGCCCACCGATTTGTCGCTGCACCCAAATTCGCCCGGCTACCGCCTCATTCTCAACAACGTGCTGTTTCCCGCTGCCAAGAAGAAAAAGCAGAAAACCTAA
- a CDS encoding glycoside hydrolase family 2 protein: MDSDQKNYGFSRTEGELRTANPLPRAVLRTNNYLLLDGEWRFEHDIHDTGLRDNWYVGHHYTDTAPWPGSVEDHLASVKGEQAPAGWQDQVVVWYEREFPLPERGDDGSNAMFQLTFGACGYETRVWLNGHQLRTIEGEDVHYGEYTSFSFELKEENLRPVNRITVRIADTMDAETTRGKQESHVYKRGGIWYQTYTGAVRSVWLEMVERNRLRSRVGIDSVIEDQLVRFTITTRIHDPGLYTLRLQVFDRSNPSPQPLATSDFPLRLESGQRQQRVVMELPGAKPWGPGTPNLYYLVALLIDSEGYTAQIETHFGLRKIESRGKSVYVNNQPLYLDGILYQPGTATYEEMRKHMYAMRDLGCNLVRVHIAGVDPRIYNLADELGLLLWVEVPSPHTSTPRSRENHRAELLRMLALIESHPSVVIWSLYNEDWGAQDIATNPETRRYITDMYHYMQIEHPQFLVVDNDGWQHVSAGGRLMSDLLTAHLYTPELAQWQNVLERLVQGDLGVAAFPLVVGDPFFYRRQKPLIVSEWGGFGFPDYGGPQDIAARAEQIRQYKRELRKHPIAGDVYTQATNIEDERNGLIDPHTGELEVPAGLLASQ, encoded by the coding sequence ATGGATTCTGATCAAAAGAACTACGGTTTTTCGCGCACTGAAGGAGAGCTGCGCACCGCCAATCCATTGCCTCGCGCTGTGTTGCGCACCAATAATTACCTGCTCCTGGACGGGGAGTGGCGCTTTGAGCATGATATCCATGATACCGGCCTGCGGGATAACTGGTATGTAGGGCACCATTATACCGATACCGCCCCCTGGCCCGGCTCCGTGGAAGACCACCTGGCCAGCGTGAAGGGCGAGCAGGCCCCGGCCGGCTGGCAGGACCAGGTAGTGGTGTGGTACGAGCGGGAGTTTCCGCTGCCGGAGCGGGGCGATGATGGTTCTAATGCCATGTTCCAGCTCACCTTTGGCGCCTGTGGCTACGAAACCCGCGTGTGGCTGAATGGCCACCAGCTGCGCACCATTGAAGGCGAAGACGTGCATTATGGCGAGTATACCTCCTTCTCTTTTGAGCTTAAGGAAGAAAACCTGCGCCCCGTTAACCGCATTACCGTGCGTATTGCGGATACCATGGACGCGGAAACTACCCGCGGCAAGCAGGAGTCGCACGTGTATAAGCGCGGCGGCATCTGGTACCAGACCTATACCGGAGCCGTACGCAGCGTTTGGCTGGAGATGGTGGAGCGCAACCGCCTCCGCTCCCGGGTGGGTATCGACAGCGTGATTGAAGACCAACTGGTACGCTTCACTATTACCACCCGCATACACGACCCCGGCTTATACACCCTGCGTCTGCAGGTTTTTGACCGGAGTAATCCTTCGCCGCAGCCCCTGGCTACTTCTGATTTCCCCCTGCGCCTGGAATCAGGGCAGCGGCAGCAGCGGGTAGTGATGGAGCTGCCCGGCGCCAAGCCCTGGGGGCCCGGCACTCCAAACCTGTACTATCTGGTGGCGCTTCTGATTGATAGTGAAGGCTATACTGCCCAGATTGAAACGCATTTTGGCCTGCGAAAGATAGAGTCCCGGGGCAAGTCCGTGTACGTGAATAATCAGCCCCTTTATCTGGATGGCATTCTGTATCAGCCCGGTACGGCCACCTATGAGGAAATGCGCAAGCACATGTATGCCATGCGTGACCTGGGCTGTAACCTGGTGCGGGTGCACATTGCGGGCGTAGACCCCCGAATCTATAATCTGGCCGATGAGCTGGGCCTGTTGCTGTGGGTAGAAGTTCCCAGCCCGCATACTTCCACACCGCGCAGCCGGGAAAATCATCGGGCCGAGCTGCTGCGCATGCTGGCCCTCATTGAGTCTCACCCCTCGGTGGTTATCTGGAGCCTCTATAATGAGGATTGGGGCGCCCAGGATATTGCCACCAACCCCGAAACGCGTCGCTACATCACCGACATGTATCATTACATGCAGATTGAGCATCCGCAGTTTCTGGTGGTGGATAATGATGGATGGCAGCACGTTTCGGCGGGGGGCCGCCTGATGTCGGACTTACTGACAGCGCACTTGTATACCCCGGAGCTGGCGCAATGGCAAAATGTACTGGAACGCCTGGTGCAGGGAGATTTAGGAGTAGCTGCCTTCCCTTTAGTAGTAGGCGACCCATTCTTCTATCGTCGCCAGAAACCATTGATTGTCAGCGAGTGGGGTGGTTTTGGCTTCCCTGATTACGGTGGCCCCCAGGATATAGCCGCCCGGGCCGAGCAGATTCGGCAGTACAAGCGAGAGCTGCGCAAGCACCCTATTGCCGGCGACGTGTACACGCAGGCCACCAACATTGAGGATGAGCGCAACGGTCTGATTGACCCACATACCGGGGAGTTGGAGGTACCGGCCGGCCTGCTGGCTTCTCAGTGA
- a CDS encoding tRNA-(ms[2]io[6]A)-hydroxylase, whose translation MTDNILPDSSAEVARQREKTILKLKLNTDPRWVDIASKNIEDILVDHAYCEQKAASTGISLILKYPEKSRLVDELTALVAEEWAHFERVLLELRKRGHELGRPRRDEYVVQLMTHVRKGGARERQLMDQLLVSALIEARSCERFKLLWKHIPDPGLSKFYYELMVSEAGHFVSYVDLAKEYCDAREVDARLQELLKIEGEIITNLPVRNDRMH comes from the coding sequence ATGACTGACAATATCCTGCCTGACTCCAGCGCCGAAGTAGCCCGGCAGCGCGAGAAAACCATCCTCAAGCTCAAGCTCAATACCGACCCGCGCTGGGTAGATATTGCCAGCAAGAACATTGAGGATATTCTCGTAGACCATGCCTACTGCGAGCAAAAGGCGGCCAGCACCGGCATCAGCCTCATCCTGAAGTACCCCGAAAAATCCCGACTGGTAGACGAGCTAACGGCGTTAGTAGCCGAGGAATGGGCGCACTTTGAGCGGGTGCTGCTGGAGCTGCGCAAGCGTGGACACGAACTGGGCCGCCCCCGCCGCGACGAGTACGTGGTGCAGCTCATGACGCACGTACGAAAGGGCGGCGCCCGGGAGCGGCAGCTAATGGATCAGCTATTGGTAAGTGCTCTGATAGAGGCGCGTAGCTGTGAGCGGTTCAAGCTTTTGTGGAAGCATATTCCCGACCCCGGCCTGAGCAAGTTTTACTATGAACTGATGGTGTCAGAAGCCGGCCACTTTGTTAGCTACGTAGACCTGGCCAAGGAATATTGCGACGCCCGGGAGGTAGATGCCCGCCTGCAGGAGCTGCTTAAAATTGAAGGCGAAATCATAACCAACCTGCCAGTGCGCAACGACCGGATGCATTAG
- a CDS encoding putative porin, translating to MRRAGRLPWRSTRCGGLLLAFLLWLSVVAPLHAQVLDDTTKVLYGPLTTKVIRERNVLRDITTGQTLDTTLLTFHNIRRYWLNDTTYQQDLGNLGTASRKLLWEQPTKLGARLGRTVFDKYARTASDVVYYDTRSPYTFFRYLQGGLGEQIFQLSYARSLKKNANLGVSYERLASNKVLAASPREGLIRHSGITIFGRYQTEDERYHLLANYIITRHEAVEQGGIRPLNDALIPLAQRDTSLNQLFDYQRERVWLSQALNRDNRDDAHLAHTYRLLGKGLTAFHVFDFNRQQNRYNDEAIPYDASGNILYYPRFSTKRQTQFDSTKTEDRALFRQIENTVGVLGHTDAVDYRVYGRHRNARLETRSLIGGESNDTLPIRTFNNFFVGGNAAFRYQQFAIQTAGEYKIGDEYWVRASARLGFLTAELFSSSYSPTLTEQQFSGNHFAWSHIDTAKFKNTQTNQLLVRLEKQLGAQRFLAEGSVVNISNLIFYNQDGKPEQLNKQRQLYIGRLRHRLVLGGFYTDHDLTLTGNGDGEGLRIPTTVLTSRIAYRGFLFKKALFGQVGVETYFQSRWRAYDYSPSTQQFFVQDHFTVRSYPLVDVFLTGDIKTVTVFLKMAYLNQGLLHNGYFATPYYTGNPRSFQFGIKWNFFD from the coding sequence ATGCGGCGCGCAGGCCGGTTGCCGTGGCGGTCCACCCGTTGTGGGGGGCTGCTGCTGGCCTTTCTGCTGTGGCTGAGCGTGGTAGCTCCGCTGCACGCCCAAGTGCTGGACGATACCACCAAAGTGTTGTATGGTCCTCTCACCACCAAAGTTATTCGGGAGCGGAATGTGCTGCGCGACATCACCACCGGGCAAACGCTGGACACCACGCTGCTCACGTTCCACAACATTCGGCGGTACTGGCTGAATGATACCACCTATCAGCAGGACCTGGGCAACCTGGGCACGGCCTCGCGCAAGCTGCTCTGGGAGCAACCCACCAAGCTGGGCGCCCGCCTGGGCCGCACCGTATTTGATAAATATGCCCGCACCGCCTCCGATGTGGTGTATTACGATACCCGCTCGCCCTACACCTTCTTCCGCTATTTGCAGGGCGGCCTGGGCGAGCAGATTTTTCAGCTCTCTTATGCCCGCAGCCTAAAGAAGAATGCCAACCTGGGTGTTTCCTACGAGCGGCTGGCTTCTAACAAAGTACTGGCTGCCTCGCCCCGCGAAGGGCTGATTCGCCATTCCGGTATTACAATCTTTGGCCGCTATCAGACGGAGGATGAGCGGTATCATTTGCTGGCCAATTACATCATTACCCGGCACGAGGCCGTGGAGCAGGGCGGCATCCGGCCGCTGAATGATGCCTTGATTCCGCTTGCCCAGCGTGATACGTCGTTGAATCAGTTGTTTGATTATCAGCGGGAACGGGTATGGCTGAGTCAGGCCCTGAACCGGGACAACCGCGACGATGCCCACCTTGCGCATACCTACCGATTGCTGGGTAAAGGCCTCACCGCCTTTCACGTCTTCGACTTCAACCGGCAGCAAAACCGCTACAACGACGAGGCTATTCCCTACGATGCCAGCGGCAATATCCTGTACTACCCTCGTTTTAGCACCAAACGGCAAACGCAGTTCGACTCGACCAAAACCGAGGACCGGGCTTTATTCCGGCAGATAGAAAACACCGTGGGCGTGCTGGGCCACACCGATGCCGTGGACTACCGCGTGTACGGCCGCCACCGCAATGCCCGCCTGGAAACCCGCTCTTTGATTGGCGGAGAAAGTAATGATACGCTGCCTATACGCACGTTCAACAATTTTTTTGTGGGGGGCAACGCAGCCTTCCGTTACCAGCAATTTGCCATTCAAACGGCTGGCGAGTATAAGATAGGCGACGAATACTGGGTGCGCGCTTCGGCCCGGTTAGGATTTCTGACCGCGGAGCTGTTCAGCTCCTCCTATTCGCCTACGCTTACGGAGCAGCAGTTCAGCGGCAACCATTTTGCCTGGTCCCACATTGATACGGCTAAATTCAAAAATACCCAGACCAACCAGTTGCTGGTACGGCTCGAAAAGCAGCTGGGTGCGCAACGGTTTCTGGCAGAAGGTTCGGTGGTGAATATCAGCAACTTGATTTTTTATAACCAGGATGGCAAGCCGGAGCAGTTAAACAAGCAACGCCAATTATATATCGGCCGGCTGCGGCACCGCTTAGTGCTGGGCGGATTCTACACTGACCATGACCTGACGCTGACTGGCAACGGTGACGGCGAAGGCCTGCGCATTCCCACAACGGTGCTCACCAGCCGCATTGCTTACCGGGGTTTCCTGTTCAAGAAAGCGCTGTTTGGGCAGGTAGGGGTGGAGACGTACTTCCAGTCCCGGTGGCGGGCTTATGACTATAGCCCCAGCACGCAGCAATTTTTTGTGCAGGATCATTTCACCGTGCGCAGCTACCCCCTGGTGGACGTATTCCTGACTGGTGACATTAAAACGGTAACTGTGTTTCTGAAGATGGCCTACCTTAACCAGGGGTTGCTGCATAACGGGTATTTTGCCACCCCTTACTACACAGGTAATCCACGCAGCTTCCAGTTCGGAATCAAGTGGAATTTCTTTGATTAA